The following are encoded together in the Chaetodon auriga isolate fChaAug3 chromosome 4, fChaAug3.hap1, whole genome shotgun sequence genome:
- the pou4f2 gene encoding POU domain, class 4, transcription factor 2 codes for MMMMSLNSKQPFAMAHTSLPEPKYSLHSSSSSTLTSNAPSSSCSSSRHSSTIISSSSGSSEAMRRACLPTPPSNIFGGLDESLLARAEALAAVDIVSQTKSHHHPPHHSPFKPDATYHTMNTLPCTSSSSSSSSVPISHPSALAGHHHHHHHHHHHQPHQALEGDLLDHITPGLALGAMAGPDSSVVSTPAHPAHMAGMNHMHQAAINMAHAHGLPPHMGMSDVDADPRDLEAFAERFKQRRIKLGVTQADVGSALASLKIPGVGSLSQSTICRFESLTLSHNNMIALKPILQAWLEEAEKSHREKLNKPELFNGAEKKRKRTSIAAPEKRSLEAYFAIQPRPSSEKIAAIAEKLDLKKNVVRVWFCNQRQKQKRMKYSACV; via the exons atgatgatgatgtctctGAACAGCAAGCAGCCTTTTGCCATGGCTCACACCAGCTTGCCCGAACCGAAGTACTCGTTGCattcctcctcgtcctccactCTGACTTCCAATGCACCCTCGTCCTCCTGCTCGTCCTCCCGACacagcagcaccatcatcagcagcagcagcggcagctcGGAGGCGATGCGCAGAGCCTGTCTCCCAACCCCACCG AGCAATATATTCGGAGGCTTGGATGAGAGTTTGTTGGCCCGGGCTGAAGCTCTAGCGGCGGTGGATATAGTCTCGCAGACCAAGAGCCACCACCACCCTCCACATCACAGTCCCTTCAAGCCGGACGCAACCTACCACACCATGAACACTCTCCCCTGcacctcgtcttcctcctcctcctcctcggtgCCTATTTCTCATCCGTCCGCCTTGGCCggccaccaccatcaccaccaccatcaccaccaccaccagccccACCAGGCGCTGGAGGGGGACCTGCTGGACCACATCACTCCGGGACTGGCACTAGGAGCCATGGCAGGGCCGGATAGCTCGGTGGTTTCCACGCCTGCGCACCCTGCCCACATGGCGGGCATGAACCACATGCACCAGGCAGCCATCAACATGGCTCATGCCCACGGGCTACCACCGCACATGGGCATGAGCGACGTGGACGCCGATCCAAGGGACTTGGAAGCCTTCGCGGAGAGGTTTAAGCAGAGACGGATCAAACTCGGGGTTACCCAGGCGGATGTAGGGTCAGCTTTAGCCAGCCTGAAGATTCCTGGGGTGGGCTCCCTCAGCCAAAGCACCATCTGCCGATTCGAGTCCCTCACGCTCTCTCACAACAACATGATTGCTTTGAAGCCCATCCTGCAAGCGTGGCTCGAAGAAGCCGAGAAATCGCACAGGGAGAAACTTAATAAACCCGAGTTGTTCAACGGCgcggagaaaaagaggaagcgCACGTCGATAGCCGCGCCGGAGAAGCGATCACTGGAGGCCTATTTTGCCATTCAGCCGCGTCCCTCCTCGGAGAAAATCGCAGCGATCGCGGAGAAGCTGGACCTCAAAAAGAACGTGGTGCGGGTCTGGTTTTGCAACCAGCGGCAGAAACAGAAACGAATGAAATACTCTGCATGCGTCTAA